The following nucleotide sequence is from Bactrocera oleae isolate idBacOlea1 chromosome 2, idBacOlea1, whole genome shotgun sequence.
CCAAATAACTATCTCAAGAAAGAAGGCGATCCTTCATACAAATTAGCTTTAATATTAGCCTCTAGGCGTGACAACATCAATATTTTACTGCACAATAATTCGAGTATCAACTAGGATATCGAAACAAAACATATCCCAGAAAGTGCCCAAAATCTTTGACAACTGTCATCTAAATATTGTCGAAATGATCTATAACTTGTGTATCATATTCTATACAGTATGTATATTGGCCAATACTTCCAGaatctaattaaatttaaaaaaaaaacaggtttTAATCAATACATATTATTGTTAAAtggtaaacataaataaaaacgattATCACCCCTGACCCaatctacatatgtaaatatactacCATAATGTGTATAAGCTCGGctgtatcgattttttttaaatttttgtttaagtacTCTATGTTAAGTAGGATTCACATATACCATATCATATCTGTCGAATATaccgtatacatatgtaagtatgtatctaCCTTTGTTAAAATTGTTCATAATGCAGACAAGATGAATATTTGAcatcaagaaaaaaaaagactATGGTCAGACTAAAAGCCGTTATATTCAAGTTGATtaacatatacaaaaaaaaaaatagaaaatatgtttttatactgATTTATTCGGAGAAAGCTAATTTCACCAAAACATCCAAAAGACATCAAACATTTTTGGGCTTTATAAAACAATAATCTCGAAACTTCTTAAGATCATTCATTTGTTTAGGTCttagagatattttttttaattaaatgatatttaaaaaaaacaaaggacTTGGCGGTTTCGATTGAAACGATTTTTCTAAtggtattaaaatattattcttataaGGGGGTGTGTTATTGTTACTTAATCATTTACCTGTTTCGAGGACCCGACACCAATGCAAAGGATTGcagcaaatataaatagaatGTCGGTCGGTTGTGCAGATTGGCAAACGTTTCAGCTCTGTTGCATCTCTCAAATTTGGCCAGAGGAATAACCGGCAGCAAATCACATGTGGCTCTTCTTTGTAAATTAAGGatcgttttaataaaatacattgGGAATCGTGTGGAGCAGACATTTCTTTGCGACATCTGACTGAATCCAGTAATTCCCCTTGTTGTTGCCGATTCAGCATTTTCATAAGCTTTCGAAAGATCTGTTGGGACTTTTGTAATTGTTTTCCATCTACTGCTTGTTGGCCTACATCTGATTTTTCGTTTTGATGGGAAACCGTTGAAATCGAATTGATTGAGGGATATTCTGTTAACAGACCGCTGACGCCACAACAATTTCGCAACATATTTACTGTCGCCGCAAATGTTCCCGTTGTATTTGAAGCAGCCGTTGTTACATTTGTTATCGATATAGTAGGGTTCTTCAGGTTCGATTGAAGGGAACATTGAGGCAATCTCGGTAAGTAATGCAATGAGCGCTTGAGGTGTTTCTGATTTTGAGCTTGTCCCTCTTTGTTTGTCACGACGGTGAAAGCGGCGCAATCGCTTCCACAAGTACACCCACTTTCGGAATCGTTCGGTTTCTGTTCGTAGCTTACTTCCGTAAACGAACCAAAAAATTCGAGATTGGATGTTAGCGTATTTGATGTAATCATAGTATGACAGAATGAATTCTGGCATTGCTGCGAGTTCTGGTATTGAACACCCTCTTGAAGGGGGTGTTGATGTTGATGGGGAGGCGGCTGTTGTAGCTGATTGCTCATCCCATCGAAATCTCTTGACAGGTTTTTTGACGCATAACGCCATAGTTCCTTGTCCTTTCGAAATAGCATGGAGGGACATAAAATGTTTTCGGaacatttattgtatttattgtaaAAGCATTATTTAATTTGATTGTTATGTTGTTCTGACTGTTTTCACAGTCATACGATATCACTCAAAACTTTCGCTcagaaaacagaaaaataaattgaatgtaACGGACTGCAAACTAAGATGAGTCCTTTGATAGCCTTTG
It contains:
- the Dad gene encoding mothers against decapentaplegic homolog 6 isoform X6 produces the protein MSNQLQQPPPHQHQHPLQEGVQYQNSQQCQNSFCHTMITSNTLTSNLEFFGSFTEVSYEQKPNDSESGCTCGSDCAAFTVVTNKEGQAQNQKHLKRSLHYLPRLPQCSLQSNLKNPTISITNVTTAASNTTGTFAATVNMLRNCCGVSGLLTEYPSINSISTVSHQNEKSDVGQQAVDGKQLQKSQQIFRKLMKMLNRQQQGELLDSVRCRKEMSAPHDSQCILLKRSLIYKEEPHVICCRLFLWPNLRDATELKRLPICTTDRHSIYICCNPLHWCRVLETDIAPPPYQEMEKSKFEEEDCAKIVTNSSTKNFKITDVKDQNSWCQVAYWELNKRVGNRCSVHKPFVNIYADGRGNNNNSQDFCLRDLTADKTTPSREDVECTRQKIGFGLILSQEPDGIWLYNRSMAPVFILSPTLNESLSCVYKVTPGDCLKAFDVKRAQSLICSSQFPGAELGPINTRSICISFVKGWGKHYKRQNIMKCPCWLEISFTQR
- the Dad gene encoding mothers against decapentaplegic homolog 3 isoform X4, coding for MDSKSQFKIISWQVNDTQTREEFIKLQRIFYIQIENYKHIKTEIEDKELWRYASKNLSRDFDGMSNQLQQPPPHQHQHPLQEGVQYQNSQQCQNSFCHTMITSNTLTSNLEFFGSFTEVSYEQKPNDSESGCTCGSDCAAFTVVTNKEGQAQNQKHLKRSLHYLPRLPQCSLQSNLKNPTISITNVTTAASNTTGTFAATVNMLRNCCGVSGLLTEYPSINSISTVSHQNEKSDVGQQAVDGKQLQKSQQIFRKLMKMLNRQQQGELLDSVRCRKEMSAPHDSQCILLKRSLIYKEEPHVICCRLFLWPNLRDATELKRLPICTTDRHSIYICCNPLHWCRVLETDQNSWCQVAYWELNKRVGNRCSVHKPFVNIYADGRGNNNNSQDFCLRDLTADKTTPSREDVECTRQKIGFGLILSQEPDGIWLYNRSMAPVFILSPTLNESLSCVYKVTPGDCLKAFDVKRAQSLICSSQFPGAELGPINTRSICISFVKGWGKHYKRQNIMKCPCWLEISFTQR
- the Dad gene encoding mothers against decapentaplegic homolog 6 isoform X3; its protein translation is MDSKSQFKIISWQVNDTQTREEFIKLQRIFYIQIENYKHIKTEIEDKELWRYASKNLSRDFDGMSNQLQQPPPHQHQHPLQEGVQYQNSQQCQNSFCHTMITSNTLTSNLEFFGSFTEVSYEQKPNDSESGCTCGSDCAAFTVVTNKEGQAQNQKHLKRSLHYLPRLPQCSLQSNLKNPTISITNVTTAASNTTGTFAATVNMLRNCCGVSGLLTEYPSINSISTVSHQNEKSDVGQQAVDGKQLQKSQQIFRKLMKMLNRQQQGELLDSVRCRKEMSAPHDSQCILLKRSLIYKEEPHVICCRLFLWPNLRDATELKRLPICTTDRHSIYICCNPLHWCRVLETDIAPPPYQEMEKSKFEDQNSWCQVAYWELNKRVGNRCSVHKPFVNIYADGRGNNNNSQDFCLRDLTADKTTPSREDVECTRQKIGFGLILSQEPDGIWLYNRSMAPVFILSPTLNESLSCVYKVTPGDCLKAFDVKRAQSLICSSQFPGAELGPINTRSICISFVKGWGKHYKRQNIMKCPCWLEISFTQR
- the Dad gene encoding mothers against decapentaplegic homolog 6 isoform X2 → MDSKSQFKIISWQVNDTQTREEFIKLQRIFYIQIENYKHIKTEIEDKELWRYASKNLSRDFDGMSNQLQQPPPHQHQHPLQEGVQYQNSQQCQNSFCHTMITSNTLTSNLEFFGSFTEVSYEQKPNDSESGCTCGSDCAAFTVVTNKEGQAQNQKHLKRSLHYLPRLPQCSLQSNLKNPTISITNVTTAASNTTGTFAATVNMLRNCCGVSGLLTEYPSINSISTVSHQNEKSDVGQQAVDGKQLQKSQQIFRKLMKMLNRQQQGELLDSVRCRKEMSAPHDSQCILLKRSLIYKEEPHVICCRLFLWPNLRDATELKRLPICTTDRHSIYICCNPLHWCRVLETEEDCAKIVTNSSTKNFKITDVKDQNSWCQVAYWELNKRVGNRCSVHKPFVNIYADGRGNNNNSQDFCLRDLTADKTTPSREDVECTRQKIGFGLILSQEPDGIWLYNRSMAPVFILSPTLNESLSCVYKVTPGDCLKAFDVKRAQSLICSSQFPGAELGPINTRSICISFVKGWGKHYKRQNIMKCPCWLEISFTQR
- the Dad gene encoding mothers against decapentaplegic homolog 6 isoform X5, whose translation is MLFRKDKELWRYASKNLSRDFDGMSNQLQQPPPHQHQHPLQEGVQYQNSQQCQNSFCHTMITSNTLTSNLEFFGSFTEVSYEQKPNDSESGCTCGSDCAAFTVVTNKEGQAQNQKHLKRSLHYLPRLPQCSLQSNLKNPTISITNVTTAASNTTGTFAATVNMLRNCCGVSGLLTEYPSINSISTVSHQNEKSDVGQQAVDGKQLQKSQQIFRKLMKMLNRQQQGELLDSVRCRKEMSAPHDSQCILLKRSLIYKEEPHVICCRLFLWPNLRDATELKRLPICTTDRHSIYICCNPLHWCRVLETDIAPPPYQEMEKSKFEEEDCAKIVTNSSTKNFKITDVKDQNSWCQVAYWELNKRVGNRCSVHKPFVNIYADGRGNNNNSQDFCLRDLTADKTTPSREDVECTRQKIGFGLILSQEPDGIWLYNRSMAPVFILSPTLNESLSCVYKVTPGDCLKAFDVKRAQSLICSSQFPGAELGPINTRSICISFVKGWGKHYKRQNIMKCPCWLEISFTQR
- the Dad gene encoding mothers against decapentaplegic homolog 6 isoform X1, translated to MDSKSQFKIISWQVNDTQTREEFIKLQRIFYIQIENYKHIKTEIEDKELWRYASKNLSRDFDGMSNQLQQPPPHQHQHPLQEGVQYQNSQQCQNSFCHTMITSNTLTSNLEFFGSFTEVSYEQKPNDSESGCTCGSDCAAFTVVTNKEGQAQNQKHLKRSLHYLPRLPQCSLQSNLKNPTISITNVTTAASNTTGTFAATVNMLRNCCGVSGLLTEYPSINSISTVSHQNEKSDVGQQAVDGKQLQKSQQIFRKLMKMLNRQQQGELLDSVRCRKEMSAPHDSQCILLKRSLIYKEEPHVICCRLFLWPNLRDATELKRLPICTTDRHSIYICCNPLHWCRVLETDIAPPPYQEMEKSKFEEEDCAKIVTNSSTKNFKITDVKDQNSWCQVAYWELNKRVGNRCSVHKPFVNIYADGRGNNNNSQDFCLRDLTADKTTPSREDVECTRQKIGFGLILSQEPDGIWLYNRSMAPVFILSPTLNESLSCVYKVTPGDCLKAFDVKRAQSLICSSQFPGAELGPINTRSICISFVKGWGKHYKRQNIMKCPCWLEISFTQR